A portion of the Drosophila sechellia strain sech25 chromosome 2R, ASM438219v1, whole genome shotgun sequence genome contains these proteins:
- the LOC6615597 gene encoding G2/mitotic-specific cyclin-B isoform X2 codes for MVGTTLKMRSDENASENFKQVQLKKLTVPSMEATTKRAALGDLQNRGISRPIAAKDAAQKDSKDLKLTDALRNAKARVDSHWKKQPLGSTNGNGNGAVPPKVNEGGVAAFLRSNSVRNRVPTKTTVEPTKVKSSSSENVNEPTLKREDSNLSKKSLTKLRAALAKPVMGVSGIRREPVAVSRKEAETKKELPETKKDALEVKKDATRMPLIRGNSAVTTTTSTMPTTMSLSSKRLAGIEDIDANDKENLVLVSEYVNDIYDYLYQVEQDQPIHKDHLAGQKEVSHKMRAVLIDWINEVHLQFHLAAETFQLAVAIIDRYLQVVKDTKRTYLQLVGVTALFIATKYEELFPPAIGDFVFITDDTYTARQIRQMELQIFKAIDCNLSRPLPIHFLRRYSKAAGAEDEHHTMSKYFIELASVDYEMATYRPSEIAAASLFLSLHLLNGNYRAGTGFNDRHWTPTLTFYSRYSAAHLRPITRLIAKLARDASQAKLKAIYNKYQGSKFQKIALRTELTGALMDSIVGQSQRK; via the exons AACGCTTCGGAGAACTTCAAGCAAGTGCAATTGAAGAAATTGACGGTTCCTTCCATggaggcaacaacaaaacgcGCGGCCTTGGGCGATTTGCAGAATCGCGGCATAAGTCGTCCCATCGCAGCGAAGGATGCGGCACAGAAAGA CTCCAAGGATCTCAAGCTCACAGACGCCCTGCGCAATGCCAAGGCTCGGGTGGATAGCCACTGGAAGAAACAGCCACTGGGCAGCaccaatggcaatggcaatggcgcCGTTCCGCCCAAGGTCAACGAGGGGGGCGTGGCGGCGTTTTTGCGCTCGAATTCGGTGCGCAATCGCGTTCCGACCAAGACCACTGTAGAACCTACTAAAG TTAAGTCCAGTTCTTCCGAGAACGTGAACGAGCCCACCTTAAAGCGCGAGGACAGCAATCTGTCGAAGAAGTCGCTGACCAAACTGCGTGCCGCTTTGGCCAAACCCGTGATGGGAGTTTCAGGAATTCGACGGGAACCAGTAGCTGTTTCCCGCAAAGAGGCAGAGACCAAGAAGGAACTGCCAGAAACCAAGAAGGACGCACTGGAAGTGAAAAAAGATGCGACCAGGATGCCCCTTATTAGGGGCAACAGTGCGGTCACTACGACCACATCCACGATGCCCACCACCATGTCCCTTTCCAGCAAGCGCTTGGCTGGAATCGAGGATATCGATGCCAATGACAAGGAGAACCTGGTACTGGTCTCCGAATATGTAAACGATATCTACGACTACTTGTATCAGGTGGAGCAGGACCAGCCCATTCACAAGGATCACCTGGCCGGGCAGAAGGAGGTGTCCCACAAGATGCGAGCCGTGCTGATCGATTGGATCAACGAAGTCCACCTGCAGTTCCATCTGGCTGCAGAGACCTTCCAGCTGGCGGTGGCTATCATTGATCGCTACCTGCAGGTGGTCAAGGACACCAAACGCACGTACTTGCAATTGGTGGGAGTGACAGCCCTCTTCATAGCAACCAAGTACGAGGAGCTGTTCCCGCCGGCAATCGGGGATTTCGTCTTCATCACGGACGACACCTACACTGCCCGGCAGATCCGACAGATGGAACTGCAGATCTTCAAGGCCATCGACTGTAATCTGTCGCGTCCACTGCCGATTCACTTCCTTCGACGCTACTCGAAGGCTGCTGGCGCCGAGGACGAGCACCATACGATGTCCAAGTACTTCATTGAGCTAGCTTCCGTGGACTACGAAATGGCCACTTACAGGCCATCGGAG ATTGCAGCTGCCTCACTGTTCCTGTCGCTGCACTTGCTCAACGGAAACTACCGGGCCGGTACAGGATTCAACGACCGTCACTGGACGCCCACTCTGACCTTCTACTCGCGGTACTCGGCCGCGCACTTGCGTCCGATTACCCGGCTGATCGCGAAACTGGCCCGGGACGCTTCCCAGGCCAAACTGAAGGCCATCTACAACAAGTACCAGGGCAGCAAGTTCCAGAAGATCGCGCTGAGAACGGAGCTGACCGGTGCGCTGATGGACTCTATTGTGGGCCAGAGCCAGAGGAAATAG
- the LOC6615597 gene encoding G2/mitotic-specific cyclin-B isoform X1, with product MVGTTLKMRSDENASENFKQVQLKKLTVPSMEATTKRAALGDLQNRGISRPIAAKDAAQKDSKDLKLTDALRNAKARVDSHWKKQPLGSTNGNGNGAVPPKVNEGGVAAFLRSNSVRNRVPTKTTVEPTKVTVKSSSSENVNEPTLKREDSNLSKKSLTKLRAALAKPVMGVSGIRREPVAVSRKEAETKKELPETKKDALEVKKDATRMPLIRGNSAVTTTTSTMPTTMSLSSKRLAGIEDIDANDKENLVLVSEYVNDIYDYLYQVEQDQPIHKDHLAGQKEVSHKMRAVLIDWINEVHLQFHLAAETFQLAVAIIDRYLQVVKDTKRTYLQLVGVTALFIATKYEELFPPAIGDFVFITDDTYTARQIRQMELQIFKAIDCNLSRPLPIHFLRRYSKAAGAEDEHHTMSKYFIELASVDYEMATYRPSEIAAASLFLSLHLLNGNYRAGTGFNDRHWTPTLTFYSRYSAAHLRPITRLIAKLARDASQAKLKAIYNKYQGSKFQKIALRTELTGALMDSIVGQSQRK from the exons AACGCTTCGGAGAACTTCAAGCAAGTGCAATTGAAGAAATTGACGGTTCCTTCCATggaggcaacaacaaaacgcGCGGCCTTGGGCGATTTGCAGAATCGCGGCATAAGTCGTCCCATCGCAGCGAAGGATGCGGCACAGAAAGA CTCCAAGGATCTCAAGCTCACAGACGCCCTGCGCAATGCCAAGGCTCGGGTGGATAGCCACTGGAAGAAACAGCCACTGGGCAGCaccaatggcaatggcaatggcgcCGTTCCGCCCAAGGTCAACGAGGGGGGCGTGGCGGCGTTTTTGCGCTCGAATTCGGTGCGCAATCGCGTTCCGACCAAGACCACTGTAGAACCTACTAAAG TTACAGTTAAGTCCAGTTCTTCCGAGAACGTGAACGAGCCCACCTTAAAGCGCGAGGACAGCAATCTGTCGAAGAAGTCGCTGACCAAACTGCGTGCCGCTTTGGCCAAACCCGTGATGGGAGTTTCAGGAATTCGACGGGAACCAGTAGCTGTTTCCCGCAAAGAGGCAGAGACCAAGAAGGAACTGCCAGAAACCAAGAAGGACGCACTGGAAGTGAAAAAAGATGCGACCAGGATGCCCCTTATTAGGGGCAACAGTGCGGTCACTACGACCACATCCACGATGCCCACCACCATGTCCCTTTCCAGCAAGCGCTTGGCTGGAATCGAGGATATCGATGCCAATGACAAGGAGAACCTGGTACTGGTCTCCGAATATGTAAACGATATCTACGACTACTTGTATCAGGTGGAGCAGGACCAGCCCATTCACAAGGATCACCTGGCCGGGCAGAAGGAGGTGTCCCACAAGATGCGAGCCGTGCTGATCGATTGGATCAACGAAGTCCACCTGCAGTTCCATCTGGCTGCAGAGACCTTCCAGCTGGCGGTGGCTATCATTGATCGCTACCTGCAGGTGGTCAAGGACACCAAACGCACGTACTTGCAATTGGTGGGAGTGACAGCCCTCTTCATAGCAACCAAGTACGAGGAGCTGTTCCCGCCGGCAATCGGGGATTTCGTCTTCATCACGGACGACACCTACACTGCCCGGCAGATCCGACAGATGGAACTGCAGATCTTCAAGGCCATCGACTGTAATCTGTCGCGTCCACTGCCGATTCACTTCCTTCGACGCTACTCGAAGGCTGCTGGCGCCGAGGACGAGCACCATACGATGTCCAAGTACTTCATTGAGCTAGCTTCCGTGGACTACGAAATGGCCACTTACAGGCCATCGGAG ATTGCAGCTGCCTCACTGTTCCTGTCGCTGCACTTGCTCAACGGAAACTACCGGGCCGGTACAGGATTCAACGACCGTCACTGGACGCCCACTCTGACCTTCTACTCGCGGTACTCGGCCGCGCACTTGCGTCCGATTACCCGGCTGATCGCGAAACTGGCCCGGGACGCTTCCCAGGCCAAACTGAAGGCCATCTACAACAAGTACCAGGGCAGCAAGTTCCAGAAGATCGCGCTGAGAACGGAGCTGACCGGTGCGCTGATGGACTCTATTGTGGGCCAGAGCCAGAGGAAATAG
- the LOC6615595 gene encoding uncharacterized protein LOC6615595 isoform X1 yields MQLAKYSIILFILCGILIPVEIVARSLEKKQPRGSVARTGEGEAPAEGAAAPGGKPEHIKREGGEMPEMPMDLNTMHAPCDMDTRGRQSYIFAFPNHCIWAFNNRYMSETHFRIYKTYQLEGFFFGQYYERLKRYEFEPHSYDYNM; encoded by the exons ATGCAGTTAGCCAAATATTCAataattttgttcattttatgtGGAATCCTG ATCCCGGTAGAAATAGTAGCCAGATCACTGGAAAAGAAACAGCCGAGAGGATCAGTCGCCAGAACTGGGGAGGGTGAAGCGCCGGCAGAGGGTGCTGCTGCCCCAGGTGGAAAACCTGAACACATAAAGCGCGAAGGAGGAGAAATGCCTGAAATGCCCATGGACCTAAACACGATGCACGCGCCATGTGACATGGACACCAGGGGCAGGCAGAGCTACATATTCGCCTTTCCCAACCATTGCATTTGGGCGTTCAACAATCGGTACATGAGCGAAACACATTTCCGCATCTACAAGACCTACCAGTTGGAAGGATTTTTCTTTGGCCAGTATTACGAGCGGCTTAAGCGTTACGAATTCGAGCCACATTCCTACGATTACAATATGTGA
- the LOC6615595 gene encoding uncharacterized protein LOC6615595 isoform X2, with amino-acid sequence MWNPEIVARSLEKKQPRGSVARTGEGEAPAEGAAAPGGKPEHIKREGGEMPEMPMDLNTMHAPCDMDTRGRQSYIFAFPNHCIWAFNNRYMSETHFRIYKTYQLEGFFFGQYYERLKRYEFEPHSYDYNM; translated from the exons atgtGGAATCCTG AAATAGTAGCCAGATCACTGGAAAAGAAACAGCCGAGAGGATCAGTCGCCAGAACTGGGGAGGGTGAAGCGCCGGCAGAGGGTGCTGCTGCCCCAGGTGGAAAACCTGAACACATAAAGCGCGAAGGAGGAGAAATGCCTGAAATGCCCATGGACCTAAACACGATGCACGCGCCATGTGACATGGACACCAGGGGCAGGCAGAGCTACATATTCGCCTTTCCCAACCATTGCATTTGGGCGTTCAACAATCGGTACATGAGCGAAACACATTTCCGCATCTACAAGACCTACCAGTTGGAAGGATTTTTCTTTGGCCAGTATTACGAGCGGCTTAAGCGTTACGAATTCGAGCCACATTCCTACGATTACAATATGTGA
- the LOC6615596 gene encoding ATP synthase subunit alpha, mitochondrial, with the protein MSIFSARLASSVARNLPKAANQVACKAAYPAASLAARKLHVASTQRSAEISNILEERILGVAPKADLEETGRVLSIGDGIARVYGLNNIQADEMVEFSSGLKGMALNLEPDNVGVVVFGNDKLIKQGDIVKRTGAIVDVPVGDELLGRVVDALGNAIDGKGAINTKDRFRVGIKAPGIIPRVSVREPMQTGIKAVDSLVPIGRGQRELIIGDRQTGKTALAIDTIINQKRFNEAQDESKKLYCIYVAIGQKRSTVAQIVKRLTDSGAMGYSVIVSATASDAAPLQYLAPYSGCAMGEYFRDKGKHALIIYDDLSKQAVAYRQMSLLLRRPPGREAYPGDVFYLHSRLLERAAKMSPAMGGGSLTALPVIETQAGDVSAYIPTNVISITDGQIFLETELFYKGIRPAINVGLSVSRVGSAAQTKAMKQVAGSMKLELAQYREVAAFAQFGSDLDAATQQLLNRGVRLTELLKQGQYVPMAIEDQVAVIYCGVRGHLDKMDPAKITKFEKEFLQHIKTSEQALLDTIAKDGAISESSDAKLKDIVAKFMSTFQG; encoded by the exons ATGTCGATTTTTTCCGCCCGCCTGGCGTCTTCGGTCGCCCGTAACCTGCCCAAGGCTGCCAACCAG GTCGCCTGCAAAGCCGCCTATCCCGCCGCCAGTCTTGCTGCCCGCAAGCTCCATGTGGCCAGCACGCAGCGTAGCGCCGAGATCTCCAACATCTTGGAGGAGCGCATCCTGGGCGTCGCCCCCAAGGCTGATCTGGAGGAGACCGGCCGTGTGCTGAGCATCGGTGACGGTATCGCCCGTGTCTACGGTCTGAACAACATCCAGGCCGATGAGATGGTGGAGTTCTCCTCCGGACTGAAGGGCATGGCCCTTAACTTGGAGCCCGACAACGTCGGTGTTGTGGTCTTCGGTAACGATAAGCTGATCAAGCAGGGCGATATCGTCAAGCGTACCGGTGCCATCGTGGATGTGCCCGTCGGTGATGAGCTGCTGGGTCGCGTCGTCGATGCCCTGGGAAATGCCATCGATGGCAAGGGCGCCATTAACACCAAGGACCGTTTCCGTGTGGGAATCAAGGCCCCCGGCATCATCCCCCGTGTGTCCGTGCGCGAGCCCATGCAGACCGGTATCAAGGCCGTCGACTCTCTGGTGCCCATCGGTCGTGGTCAGCGTGAGCTGATCATTGGCGATCGTCAGACTGG TAAGACCGCTCTGGCCATCGACACCATCATCAACCAGAAGCGCTTCAACGAGGCCCAGGACGAGTCGAAGAAGCTGTACTGCATCTACGTCGCCATTGGCCAGAAGCGTTCCACCGTCGCCCAGATCGTGAAGCGTCTGACCGACTCCGGCGCCATGGGCTACTCCGTGATCGTGTCGGCCACCGCCTCCGACGCTGCTCCCCTGCAGTACTTGGCGCCCTACTCCGGATGCGCCATGGGAGAGTACTTCCGCGACAAGGGCAAGCACGCCCTGATCATCTACGATGATTTGTCCAAGCAGGCTGTGGCTTACCGTCAGATGTCCCTGCTGCTGCGTCGTCCCCCAGGTCGTGAGGCCTACCCCGGTGATGTGTTCTACCTGCATTCGCGTCTGCTGGAGCGTGCCGCCAAGATGTCTCCCGCCATGGGAGGTGGTTCCCTGACTGCTTTGCCCGTGATCGAGACCCAGGCTGGCGATGTGTCCGCCTACATTCCAACCAACGTCATCTCGATTACCGATGGACAGATCTTCTTGGAGACCGAGTTGTTCTACAAGGGTATCCGCCCTGCCATCAACGTCGGTCTGTCCGTGTCCCGTGTGGGTTCCGCTGCCCAGACCAAGGCCATGAAGCAGGTTGCCGGTTCCATGAAGCTGGAGTTGGCCCAGTACCGTGAGGTCGCTGCCTTCGCCCAGTTCGGTTCCGATCTGGATGCCGCCACCCAGCAGCTGCTGAACCGTGGTGTGCGCCTGACTGAGCTGCTCAAGCAGGGTCAGTACGTGCCCATGGCCATTGAGGATCAG GTCGCCGTCATCTACTGCGGTGTGCGCGGTCATCTGGACAAGATGGATCCCGCCAAGATCACCAAGTTCGAGAAGGAGTTCTTGCAGCACATCAAGACCTCCGAGCAGGCTCTGCTCGACACCATCGCCAAGGACGGTGCTATCTCGGAGTCGTCCGATGCCAAGCTGAAGGACATTGTTGCCAAGTTCATGTCCACCTTCCAGGGTTAA
- the LOC6615597 gene encoding G2/mitotic-specific cyclin-B isoform X3, which yields MAALEKNASENFKQVQLKKLTVPSMEATTKRAALGDLQNRGISRPIAAKDAAQKDSKDLKLTDALRNAKARVDSHWKKQPLGSTNGNGNGAVPPKVNEGGVAAFLRSNSVRNRVPTKTTVEPTKVTVKSSSSENVNEPTLKREDSNLSKKSLTKLRAALAKPVMGVSGIRREPVAVSRKEAETKKELPETKKDALEVKKDATRMPLIRGNSAVTTTTSTMPTTMSLSSKRLAGIEDIDANDKENLVLVSEYVNDIYDYLYQVEQDQPIHKDHLAGQKEVSHKMRAVLIDWINEVHLQFHLAAETFQLAVAIIDRYLQVVKDTKRTYLQLVGVTALFIATKYEELFPPAIGDFVFITDDTYTARQIRQMELQIFKAIDCNLSRPLPIHFLRRYSKAAGAEDEHHTMSKYFIELASVDYEMATYRPSEIAAASLFLSLHLLNGNYRAGTGFNDRHWTPTLTFYSRYSAAHLRPITRLIAKLARDASQAKLKAIYNKYQGSKFQKIALRTELTGALMDSIVGQSQRK from the exons AACGCTTCGGAGAACTTCAAGCAAGTGCAATTGAAGAAATTGACGGTTCCTTCCATggaggcaacaacaaaacgcGCGGCCTTGGGCGATTTGCAGAATCGCGGCATAAGTCGTCCCATCGCAGCGAAGGATGCGGCACAGAAAGA CTCCAAGGATCTCAAGCTCACAGACGCCCTGCGCAATGCCAAGGCTCGGGTGGATAGCCACTGGAAGAAACAGCCACTGGGCAGCaccaatggcaatggcaatggcgcCGTTCCGCCCAAGGTCAACGAGGGGGGCGTGGCGGCGTTTTTGCGCTCGAATTCGGTGCGCAATCGCGTTCCGACCAAGACCACTGTAGAACCTACTAAAG TTACAGTTAAGTCCAGTTCTTCCGAGAACGTGAACGAGCCCACCTTAAAGCGCGAGGACAGCAATCTGTCGAAGAAGTCGCTGACCAAACTGCGTGCCGCTTTGGCCAAACCCGTGATGGGAGTTTCAGGAATTCGACGGGAACCAGTAGCTGTTTCCCGCAAAGAGGCAGAGACCAAGAAGGAACTGCCAGAAACCAAGAAGGACGCACTGGAAGTGAAAAAAGATGCGACCAGGATGCCCCTTATTAGGGGCAACAGTGCGGTCACTACGACCACATCCACGATGCCCACCACCATGTCCCTTTCCAGCAAGCGCTTGGCTGGAATCGAGGATATCGATGCCAATGACAAGGAGAACCTGGTACTGGTCTCCGAATATGTAAACGATATCTACGACTACTTGTATCAGGTGGAGCAGGACCAGCCCATTCACAAGGATCACCTGGCCGGGCAGAAGGAGGTGTCCCACAAGATGCGAGCCGTGCTGATCGATTGGATCAACGAAGTCCACCTGCAGTTCCATCTGGCTGCAGAGACCTTCCAGCTGGCGGTGGCTATCATTGATCGCTACCTGCAGGTGGTCAAGGACACCAAACGCACGTACTTGCAATTGGTGGGAGTGACAGCCCTCTTCATAGCAACCAAGTACGAGGAGCTGTTCCCGCCGGCAATCGGGGATTTCGTCTTCATCACGGACGACACCTACACTGCCCGGCAGATCCGACAGATGGAACTGCAGATCTTCAAGGCCATCGACTGTAATCTGTCGCGTCCACTGCCGATTCACTTCCTTCGACGCTACTCGAAGGCTGCTGGCGCCGAGGACGAGCACCATACGATGTCCAAGTACTTCATTGAGCTAGCTTCCGTGGACTACGAAATGGCCACTTACAGGCCATCGGAG ATTGCAGCTGCCTCACTGTTCCTGTCGCTGCACTTGCTCAACGGAAACTACCGGGCCGGTACAGGATTCAACGACCGTCACTGGACGCCCACTCTGACCTTCTACTCGCGGTACTCGGCCGCGCACTTGCGTCCGATTACCCGGCTGATCGCGAAACTGGCCCGGGACGCTTCCCAGGCCAAACTGAAGGCCATCTACAACAAGTACCAGGGCAGCAAGTTCCAGAAGATCGCGCTGAGAACGGAGCTGACCGGTGCGCTGATGGACTCTATTGTGGGCCAGAGCCAGAGGAAATAG